The following are encoded in a window of Mycobacterium vicinigordonae genomic DNA:
- a CDS encoding alpha/beta hydrolase family esterase: protein MPWARLLLLAALLICLVGCNERQVQAARARDQAGMMQYGGLNRTYLVHVPPGPPFGLVLNLHGGGGTGAGQRGLTDFDSVADINGLLVVYPDGYDKSWADGRGAAPADRRRLDDIGFLVALVNKLRKDFNVPEGHIFATGMSNGGFMSNRLACDHAEVFAAIAPISGTLGTGVACNPSRPVSVLYAHGTSDAVVPYNGGDVRGRGGLSHAISANSLLERWRTIDQCPGAPIVWELPNVGDGTVVRRFDSQDCAENTEVVHYQIDKGGHTWPGTKQYLPKSVIGATTRAFDGSQVVAHFFMTHGRG from the coding sequence ATGCCCTGGGCGCGTCTGCTCTTGCTTGCCGCACTCCTAATCTGTCTGGTCGGGTGCAACGAGCGGCAGGTCCAGGCTGCCCGGGCCCGCGACCAGGCGGGAATGATGCAGTATGGCGGGCTTAACCGCACCTATCTGGTGCACGTGCCGCCCGGGCCGCCCTTCGGCCTGGTGCTGAACCTGCATGGCGGCGGCGGCACCGGTGCCGGGCAGCGGGGTTTGACAGACTTCGACTCCGTCGCCGACATCAACGGCCTGCTGGTGGTCTATCCCGACGGCTACGACAAGAGCTGGGCCGACGGGCGCGGCGCCGCTCCGGCCGACCGCCGCCGACTCGACGACATCGGTTTCCTGGTCGCGCTGGTGAACAAGCTGCGCAAGGACTTCAATGTCCCCGAAGGCCACATTTTCGCCACCGGCATGTCCAACGGCGGATTCATGTCCAACCGGTTGGCCTGCGACCACGCCGAGGTGTTTGCCGCGATCGCCCCGATCTCCGGCACCTTGGGTACTGGTGTGGCGTGCAATCCATCGCGGCCAGTGTCGGTGCTTTATGCGCACGGCACCTCCGATGCGGTGGTGCCGTACAACGGTGGCGACGTCCGCGGTCGGGGCGGACTGAGCCACGCCATCTCGGCAAACAGTCTTCTTGAGCGCTGGCGAACAATCGACCAGTGCCCGGGTGCCCCAATCGTGTGGGAACTGCCCAACGTGGGCGACGGAACCGTCGTGCGTCGGTTCGACTCCCAGGACTGCGCCGAGAACACCGAAGTGGTGCACTACCAGATTGACAAGGGCGGTCACACCTGGCCGGGCACAAAACAGTATCTGCCGAAGTCGGTGATCGGGGCCACCACCCGCGCCTTCGACGGCTCGCAGGTCGTCGCGCACTTCTTCATGACCCACGGCCGTGGCTGA
- a CDS encoding PPE family protein yields MEFITLPPEISSALIHSGPGAASLTEASYAWQRLGVELDESASVYTPAVAALAGLWHGPASSTMVDAVAPYLSWMRTTAQQCRQLGLAAQAVVSEFNSTLSTVVHPAVVAANRQQLAQLLATNGLGRNLTAIAETEAQYERMWVNNAAAMYRYETATAQALLVEPFTSPPQITDAEGEGAQAAAVQTASATSAGTAARSAQSAMASTAAALPADAVAPPVSPIDALVQAVGVTFDPNQGWFGLANTYANQFISSGFPINLLSYMAQNTSAQALQSVAPDVAQGLSEGEAALGDMAAGLSNAAGALGSIEPAAAMGAAVQMGALSAPPAATGVLTAAHSMPVQLASAASPLPAADAGGGFPMLPPLMPPPVSAGSGWKKRKEPKYEDLAMGLELKGTFMTRPPSAG; encoded by the coding sequence ATGGAGTTCATTACGTTGCCGCCGGAGATCAGTTCAGCGCTGATCCATTCGGGACCTGGCGCTGCGTCGCTGACCGAGGCTTCGTACGCCTGGCAGCGGCTTGGCGTCGAACTGGATGAGTCCGCCAGCGTTTACACTCCCGCGGTTGCGGCGCTCGCCGGGTTGTGGCACGGCCCGGCGTCCTCGACGATGGTCGACGCAGTTGCCCCGTATCTGTCCTGGATGCGCACTACCGCCCAGCAGTGCCGCCAGCTGGGCTTGGCGGCGCAGGCGGTTGTCTCGGAGTTCAACTCCACGCTGTCGACGGTGGTGCATCCTGCGGTGGTAGCGGCCAACCGCCAGCAGCTCGCGCAGCTGCTGGCCACCAACGGGCTGGGCAGAAACCTAACAGCCATCGCCGAAACCGAAGCGCAGTACGAGCGCATGTGGGTCAACAACGCGGCCGCGATGTACCGGTATGAGACAGCGACGGCGCAGGCGCTGCTGGTTGAGCCGTTCACCTCGCCGCCGCAGATCACCGACGCCGAGGGGGAGGGCGCCCAAGCCGCGGCCGTGCAGACGGCGTCGGCCACCTCGGCGGGCACCGCCGCCCGATCCGCGCAGTCGGCGATGGCTAGCACGGCGGCCGCGCTGCCCGCCGACGCGGTGGCGCCGCCGGTGTCTCCGATCGATGCGCTGGTCCAGGCCGTCGGCGTCACCTTCGACCCCAACCAGGGCTGGTTCGGGCTGGCCAACACCTACGCCAACCAGTTCATCTCGTCCGGATTCCCGATCAACCTGCTGTCCTACATGGCCCAGAACACCTCGGCTCAGGCCCTGCAGTCGGTGGCGCCCGATGTCGCCCAGGGGCTTTCGGAAGGCGAGGCGGCGCTAGGCGACATGGCGGCCGGGCTGTCGAACGCGGCCGGCGCCCTGGGGTCCATCGAACCCGCCGCGGCGATGGGTGCCGCGGTGCAGATGGGCGCATTGTCAGCGCCGCCCGCCGCCACCGGCGTTTTGACCGCCGCGCACAGCATGCCGGTGCAGCTCGCCTCGGCGGCTTCGCCGCTTCCCGCGGCGGACGCCGGCGGCGGATTCCCGATGCTTCCGCCGTTGATGCCGCCGCCGGTCAGTGCCGGCAGCGGCTGGAAGAAGCGCAAAGAGCCGAAATACGAGGACCTGGCGATGGGCCTGGAGTTGAAGGGGACGTTCATGACTCGTCCGCCGTCGGCGGGCTGA
- a CDS encoding TetR/AcrR family transcriptional regulator: MATARRRLSPEDRRAELLALGAEVFGKRPYDEVRIDEIAERAGVSRALMYHYFPDKRAFFAAVVKDEADRLYAATNIDPAPGMTMFEEIRTGVLAYMAYHEQNPEAAWAAYVGLGRSDPVLLGIDDEAKNRQMEHVMTRIGEVISGMPGTNVLEPEVERDLRVIIHGWLAFTFEICRQRIMDQTLEADRLADACAHTLLDAIVRVPAIPEKLAEAMATARFKPQS; this comes from the coding sequence ATGGCGACAGCCAGAAGGCGACTATCTCCTGAGGATCGACGCGCCGAACTGCTCGCCCTGGGGGCGGAAGTCTTCGGGAAACGGCCGTACGACGAGGTTCGGATCGACGAGATCGCCGAGCGTGCCGGGGTTTCGCGCGCCTTGATGTATCACTACTTCCCGGACAAGCGGGCGTTCTTCGCTGCCGTCGTCAAGGACGAAGCGGACCGGCTGTATGCAGCCACCAACATCGACCCGGCACCAGGCATGACGATGTTCGAGGAGATCCGCACCGGCGTGCTGGCCTACATGGCCTACCACGAACAGAACCCGGAGGCCGCCTGGGCGGCGTACGTCGGGCTCGGCCGTTCCGACCCAGTTCTGCTGGGGATCGACGACGAGGCCAAGAACCGCCAGATGGAACACGTCATGACCCGCATCGGCGAGGTCATCAGCGGCATGCCCGGGACCAACGTGCTGGAACCCGAAGTCGAGCGGGACCTGCGGGTCATCATCCATGGCTGGCTGGCGTTCACTTTCGAAATCTGCCGGCAACGGATCATGGACCAGACCCTGGAAGCGGATCGGCTGGCCGACGCCTGCGCGCATACCCTGCTCGACGCGATCGTCCGGGTCCCGGCGATCCCCGAAAAGCTGGCCGAGGCGATGGCAACCGCACGGTTCAAGCCGCAGTCCTGA
- the nei2 gene encoding endonuclease VIII Nei2 yields MPEGDTVWHTAAALREQLVGRTLTRCDVRVPQFATVDLAGQVVDEVLSRGKHLFIRVGPASIHSHLKMDGSWRVGKRPVRVDHRARIILEAGNIQAVGIDLGVLEIRDRDHDVDAVAHLGPDLLGDDWDPRRAAANLVGDPDRALAEALLDQRVMAGVGNVYCNELCFVSGHLPTAPVRAVADPLRLVSRARDMLWVNRFRWNRCTTGDTRAGRQLWVYGRAGQSCRRCGTPIVQQNPPGGTVERVRYWCPTCQR; encoded by the coding sequence ATGCCCGAAGGAGACACCGTCTGGCACACCGCGGCCGCGCTGCGCGAGCAGCTGGTCGGTCGTACGCTGACGCGCTGCGACGTCCGGGTGCCGCAATTCGCCACCGTGGACCTGGCCGGGCAGGTGGTGGACGAAGTGCTCAGTCGCGGAAAGCACCTGTTCATTAGGGTCGGCCCCGCCAGCATTCACTCCCACCTGAAGATGGACGGCAGCTGGCGGGTCGGCAAGCGTCCGGTCCGGGTTGACCATCGGGCGCGAATCATCCTGGAAGCGGGCAATATCCAAGCCGTCGGGATCGACCTGGGCGTGCTGGAGATCCGCGACCGCGACCACGACGTCGACGCGGTCGCCCATCTGGGACCCGATCTGCTCGGCGACGACTGGGACCCGCGGCGCGCCGCCGCCAACCTGGTGGGCGACCCGGATCGCGCTCTCGCCGAGGCGCTGCTGGACCAGCGGGTGATGGCCGGGGTCGGCAACGTGTACTGCAACGAACTGTGTTTCGTCAGCGGACACCTGCCGACCGCACCGGTCCGGGCCGTCGCCGATCCGCTGCGCTTGGTCAGCCGCGCTCGAGACATGTTGTGGGTCAACCGCTTCCGCTGGAATCGCTGTACCACCGGCGACACCCGAGCGGGCCGGCAACTGTGGGTGTACGGACGGGCCGGCCAAAGTTGCCGTCGCTGCGGCACACCTATCGTGCAGCAGAACCCGCCGGGCGGGACGGTCGAGCGCGTGCGGTACTGGTGCCCGACCTGTCAGCGTTGA
- a CDS encoding ATP-dependent helicase, translated as MTTAASEPEASSPAALARFSAVTRDWFTSTFAAPTEAQAAAWNAIADGDNTLVVAPTGSGKTLAAFLWALDSLARSPERPPGTRVLYVSPLKALAVDVERNLRTPLAGLTRLAQARGLPTPEISVGVRSGDTPPAQRRQLISRPPDVLITTPESLFLMLTSSARDTLAGVQTVIVDEIHAIAATKRGAHLALSLERLDELSDRATQRIGLSATVRPPEELARFLSGQARTTVVAPPSAKTVELSVQVPVPDMANLADNSIWPDVEARLVDLIESHNSTIVFANSRRLAERLTARLNEIHAERCGVEIAGATNTQVPGGAPAYVMGSGQSFGAPTLLARAHHGSVSKEQRAIVEEDLKSGQLKAVVATSSLELGIDMGAVDLVIQVEAPPSVASGLQRIGRAGHQVGQTSRGVLFPKHRTDLLGCAVSVQRMLAGQIETMRVPANPLDILAQHTVAAAALEPIDADRWFDTVRRSAPFATLPRGVFEATLDLLSGKYPSTEFAELRPRLVYDRDHGILTARPGAQRLAVTSGGAIPDRGLFTVYLATDSEKPSRVGELDEEMVYESRPGDVIALGATSWRIVEITHDRVLVLPAPGQPARLPFWRGDDVGRPAELGAALGALTGELAELDRDAFGKRCAGWGFDDYAIDNLWRLLDEQRGATRVVPTDTTLLIERFRDELGDWRVVLHSPYGLQVHGPLALAVGRRLRERYGLDEKPTASDDGIVVRLPDTEFSGMSAGEDAPPGAELFVFEADEIDPIVTAEVGESALFASRFREAAARALLLPRRHPGKRSPLWQQRQRAAQLLEVARKYPDFPIVLETVRECLQDVYDVPTLTGLMARIAARQVRVLEVETAKPSPFAASLLFGYVGAFMYEGDVPLAERRAAALSLDSTLLAQLLGRIELRELLDPDVIAGTGRQLQHLSADRAARDAEGVADLLRLLGPLTEGEVAARSTTADVGGWLEGLRATRRALTVSFAGRSWWVAVEDIGRLRDGVGAAVPVGLPTTFTAAVTDPLGELLGRYARTHTPFDTAQAAGRFGLGLRVTADVLGRLASDGRLVRGEFLASSGGPGAEQWCDADVLRILRRRSLAALRAQVEPVSTAAYGRFLPAWHHVGGAGSAGMRPAGPDGLASVVEQLAGVRIPASALEPLVLAPRLRDYAPATLDELLASGEVTWSGAGSISGTDGWIALHMADSAALTLAAPTDIELTEVHRAVLDTLAGGGAYFFRQLTQAGYAEAELKAALWELIWAGRVTGDTFAPVRALLGSGSRKRSAPAHRAQRPPRLSRYSVAHAQARSSDPTVAGRWSALSRPEPDSTLRAHFQAELLLNRHGVLTKGAVAAEGVAGGFATLYKVLSGFEDAGRCQRGYFIESLGGAQFAVASTVDRLRGYLDGVDPQRPEYRAVVLAATDPANPYGAALPWPAAAGEGARPGRKAGALVVLVDGELCWFLERGGRSLLTFYADAGAEQAAAVALADLVAARRVASLLVERVDGVSVLAPDGSGTAAADALAEAGFARTPRGLRLR; from the coding sequence GTGACTACCGCGGCGTCTGAACCCGAAGCTTCGTCGCCTGCCGCGCTGGCCCGGTTCAGCGCCGTCACCCGTGACTGGTTCACCAGTACTTTCGCCGCGCCCACCGAAGCTCAGGCCGCCGCCTGGAACGCCATCGCCGACGGGGACAACACGCTGGTCGTCGCGCCGACCGGGTCGGGCAAGACGCTGGCCGCATTCCTGTGGGCACTGGACAGCCTGGCGCGCTCGCCCGAGCGGCCACCGGGCACCCGGGTGCTCTACGTCTCCCCACTCAAGGCGCTGGCGGTGGACGTGGAGCGCAACTTGCGCACCCCTCTCGCGGGTTTGACCCGCCTGGCGCAGGCCCGCGGCCTGCCCACTCCCGAAATCAGCGTGGGGGTCCGATCCGGCGACACCCCACCGGCCCAGCGGCGGCAACTGATCAGTCGGCCGCCCGACGTGCTGATCACCACTCCCGAATCGCTGTTTCTGATGCTGACGTCTTCCGCGCGCGACACCCTGGCCGGGGTGCAGACGGTCATCGTCGACGAGATCCACGCCATCGCGGCGACCAAGCGCGGCGCGCACCTGGCGCTGTCGCTGGAACGCCTCGACGAGTTGTCCGATCGGGCCACGCAGCGCATCGGGTTGTCGGCCACCGTGCGTCCGCCCGAGGAGTTGGCCCGGTTCCTGTCGGGCCAGGCCCGCACGACTGTCGTAGCCCCGCCCTCGGCCAAGACCGTCGAGCTGTCCGTGCAGGTGCCAGTGCCCGACATGGCAAATCTGGCTGACAACTCCATCTGGCCCGATGTCGAGGCCCGGCTGGTCGACCTGATCGAGTCGCACAACTCGACCATCGTGTTCGCCAATTCGAGGCGGCTTGCGGAGCGGCTGACCGCGCGGCTCAACGAGATCCATGCCGAGCGGTGCGGCGTCGAGATTGCCGGGGCGACCAACACCCAGGTGCCGGGCGGCGCGCCGGCCTATGTGATGGGTAGCGGACAAAGCTTCGGCGCGCCCACCCTGCTGGCCCGCGCCCACCATGGCTCGGTCAGCAAAGAGCAACGCGCCATCGTCGAGGAGGACCTCAAGAGCGGTCAGCTCAAGGCGGTGGTGGCCACCTCCAGCCTGGAGCTCGGCATCGACATGGGCGCGGTGGACCTGGTCATCCAGGTCGAGGCGCCGCCCTCGGTGGCCAGCGGCCTGCAGCGGATCGGACGGGCCGGCCATCAAGTCGGCCAGACGTCGCGAGGTGTGTTGTTCCCCAAGCACCGCACCGATCTGCTCGGCTGCGCGGTCAGCGTCCAGCGCATGCTCGCCGGTCAGATCGAGACCATGCGGGTACCCGCCAATCCGCTGGACATCCTGGCCCAGCACACCGTCGCGGCGGCGGCCCTGGAGCCCATCGACGCCGACCGTTGGTTTGACACCGTGCGGCGCAGCGCCCCGTTCGCGACGCTGCCGCGTGGCGTGTTCGAGGCCACCTTGGACCTGCTGTCCGGCAAGTACCCGTCGACCGAGTTCGCGGAGTTGCGGCCCCGGCTGGTCTACGACCGCGATCACGGCATTTTGACGGCGCGGCCGGGCGCGCAACGGCTGGCCGTAACCTCCGGCGGCGCGATCCCCGACCGCGGATTGTTCACCGTCTACCTGGCCACCGATTCGGAGAAGCCGTCGCGAGTGGGCGAGCTGGACGAGGAGATGGTCTACGAATCGCGCCCCGGCGACGTCATCGCGCTGGGCGCCACCAGCTGGCGAATCGTCGAGATCACCCACGACCGGGTGCTGGTCCTCCCCGCACCAGGCCAGCCGGCGCGGTTGCCGTTCTGGCGCGGCGACGACGTCGGCAGGCCCGCGGAACTCGGTGCCGCGCTGGGCGCGCTGACCGGGGAGCTGGCTGAACTCGATCGAGATGCCTTCGGAAAGCGTTGCGCAGGATGGGGTTTCGACGACTACGCGATCGACAACCTGTGGCGTTTGTTGGACGAGCAGCGCGGCGCCACCCGGGTGGTGCCTACCGACACCACGCTGCTGATCGAGCGCTTCCGCGACGAGTTGGGCGATTGGCGGGTCGTGCTGCATTCGCCGTACGGGCTTCAGGTGCACGGTCCGCTCGCACTGGCGGTGGGTCGGCGGCTGCGCGAACGCTACGGCCTGGACGAAAAGCCGACCGCCTCCGACGACGGCATCGTGGTACGACTGCCCGACACCGAATTCTCCGGGATGTCCGCCGGCGAAGACGCCCCACCCGGCGCCGAGCTGTTCGTGTTCGAGGCCGACGAGATCGACCCGATCGTCACCGCCGAAGTCGGCGAGTCGGCGCTGTTCGCCTCCCGGTTCCGGGAGGCCGCAGCCCGCGCGTTGCTGCTCCCCCGCCGCCATCCCGGCAAACGCTCACCGCTGTGGCAGCAGCGGCAACGCGCCGCCCAGCTACTGGAGGTGGCCCGCAAGTATCCCGACTTCCCGATCGTGCTGGAAACGGTCCGTGAGTGTCTGCAGGACGTCTACGACGTACCGACCCTGACCGGTCTGATGGCCCGGATCGCCGCGCGTCAGGTCCGGGTGCTGGAGGTCGAGACCGCCAAACCGTCGCCGTTTGCGGCGTCGCTGCTGTTCGGGTACGTCGGCGCGTTCATGTACGAGGGCGATGTGCCGCTGGCGGAGCGGCGCGCAGCGGCGCTGTCGCTAGACAGCACGCTCCTGGCCCAGCTGCTTGGCCGGATCGAACTGCGCGAGCTGCTGGACCCCGACGTAATCGCCGGCACCGGTCGCCAATTGCAGCATCTGTCGGCCGACCGGGCCGCGCGCGATGCCGAGGGCGTCGCCGACCTGCTGCGGCTGCTCGGTCCGCTGACCGAGGGAGAGGTGGCCGCCCGCTCCACCACTGCCGACGTGGGCGGCTGGCTGGAAGGCCTGCGCGCCACCCGGCGGGCGCTGACGGTGTCGTTCGCCGGGCGCAGTTGGTGGGTCGCCGTCGAGGACATCGGCCGGTTGCGCGACGGGGTCGGCGCCGCGGTACCGGTCGGCCTGCCGACAACTTTCACCGCGGCCGTGACCGATCCGTTGGGCGAGCTGCTCGGACGCTACGCGCGCACCCACACGCCGTTCGACACCGCCCAGGCCGCCGGTCGGTTCGGGCTGGGGCTCCGGGTCACCGCGGACGTCCTCGGCCGACTGGCCAGCGACGGGCGCCTGGTGCGCGGCGAATTCTTGGCGAGCAGCGGCGGTCCCGGTGCCGAGCAGTGGTGCGACGCCGACGTGCTGCGCATCCTGCGGCGGCGCTCGCTGGCCGCGCTGCGTGCGCAGGTCGAACCGGTCAGCACCGCCGCCTATGGACGGTTCCTGCCCGCGTGGCATCACGTGGGCGGCGCCGGCTCGGCCGGGATGCGCCCCGCCGGACCAGACGGTCTGGCATCCGTCGTCGAACAGCTGGCCGGAGTGCGTATACCCGCCTCGGCACTCGAGCCGCTGGTGCTGGCCCCGCGGCTGCGCGATTACGCTCCCGCGACGCTCGACGAGTTACTCGCCAGCGGGGAGGTCACCTGGTCGGGTGCGGGGTCGATCTCGGGCACCGACGGCTGGATCGCGTTGCACATGGCCGATTCGGCGGCCCTGACGCTGGCCGCGCCGACCGACATCGAACTGACCGAGGTGCACCGGGCGGTTTTGGACACCCTGGCCGGCGGCGGCGCGTACTTCTTTCGCCAGCTCACACAGGCCGGATACGCCGAGGCCGAGCTCAAAGCCGCGCTGTGGGAACTCATCTGGGCCGGCCGGGTAACCGGCGACACCTTCGCGCCGGTGCGGGCCCTGCTCGGCAGCGGTTCCCGCAAACGATCGGCCCCCGCGCACCGCGCCCAGCGGCCGCCGCGGCTGAGCCGCTACAGCGTTGCCCACGCGCAGGCCCGCAGCAGCGATCCCACCGTGGCGGGTCGCTGGTCGGCCCTGTCGCGGCCGGAGCCCGACTCCACCCTGCGCGCCCACTTCCAGGCCGAGCTGCTATTGAACCGCCACGGGGTGCTCACCAAGGGCGCGGTCGCCGCCGAAGGGGTGGCGGGCGGATTCGCCACGCTGTACAAGGTGCTGAGCGGTTTCGAGGACGCCGGCCGTTGTCAGCGCGGCTATTTCATCGAGTCGTTGGGGGGCGCGCAATTCGCCGTGGCCTCGACCGTGGACCGATTGCGGGGCTATCTGGACGGGGTGGACCCGCAGCGGCCCGAGTACCGGGCCGTGGTGCTGGCCGCCACCGACCCGGCGAACCCGTACGGAGCGGCGCTCCCCTGGCCAGCCGCCGCCGGTGAGGGCGCGCGGCCCGGCCGCAAGGCCGGGGCGCTGGTGGTGCTGGTCGACGGCGAGTTGTGCTGGTTCCTGGAACGGGGTGGGCGCTCACTGCTCACGTTCTACGCCGATGCCGGCGCCGAGCAGGCGGCCGCGGTGGCGTTGGCCGATCTGGTCGCCGCCCGCCGGGTGGCGTCGCTGCTAGTTGAGCGGGTCGACGGGGTTTCGGTGCTCGCGCCCGACGGGTCCGGAACGGCAGCGGCCGACGCACTGGCCGAAGCGGGCTTTGCGCGCACGCCACGCGGTCTGCGGCTGCGGTAG
- the pstS gene encoding phosphate ABC transporter substrate-binding protein PstS gives MDHFRFGVVLTAVVVLLSTACDGNHGAGNTAATAATSARAGCGGKASLKASGSTAQENAITRFTRAFEHDCPGQTVDYTANGSGAGISEFLGGQTDFAGSDSPLSKDEYGAAQRRCGSPVWNLPTVFGPIAIAYHVSGLAALNLDAPAAAKIFTGAITAWNDPVITALNPGVALPPTPIRVVFRSDDSGTSDNFQRYLDTASGDAWGKGAGKQFRGGVGEGALGSEGVAAAASEADGAITYVEWSFAQAHQLNTAKIITSAGPDPVAIGPDSVGATISGAWFIRDGNDLALDSISFYRPNQPASYPIVLATYEVVCSKYPDAQVGAAVKAFLRSAIASGQSGLADHGYAPVPAAFKGRLSAAVNVIA, from the coding sequence TTGGATCACTTTCGATTTGGTGTCGTGCTGACAGCAGTGGTCGTGCTGTTGTCGACGGCGTGTGATGGCAATCACGGCGCCGGGAATACGGCTGCCACCGCCGCGACGTCGGCCAGAGCGGGCTGCGGCGGCAAGGCGTCGCTGAAGGCCAGTGGATCCACCGCACAGGAAAACGCGATAACCCGCTTCACCCGGGCTTTCGAACACGACTGTCCCGGCCAGACCGTGGACTACACCGCCAACGGCTCCGGCGCCGGGATCAGCGAATTCCTTGGTGGGCAAACCGATTTCGCCGGCTCGGACTCGCCGCTGAGCAAGGACGAATACGGCGCGGCGCAGCGGCGCTGCGGCTCGCCGGTTTGGAACCTGCCGACGGTGTTCGGCCCCATCGCGATCGCGTACCACGTCAGCGGTCTGGCGGCGCTGAACCTCGACGCCCCGGCGGCGGCCAAGATCTTCACCGGCGCCATCACCGCGTGGAACGATCCGGTGATCACTGCACTGAACCCGGGTGTAGCTTTGCCGCCCACGCCGATCCGCGTCGTGTTCCGCAGCGACGATTCCGGCACCTCGGACAACTTCCAGCGCTACCTGGACACTGCCTCGGGTGATGCCTGGGGCAAGGGCGCCGGCAAGCAGTTCCGCGGTGGCGTGGGGGAAGGCGCCCTGGGGAGTGAGGGCGTCGCCGCGGCCGCATCAGAAGCCGACGGCGCGATCACCTACGTGGAATGGTCTTTCGCTCAAGCTCACCAGCTGAACACGGCCAAGATCATCACCTCGGCGGGCCCCGACCCGGTGGCCATTGGCCCCGATTCGGTGGGCGCAACGATCTCGGGTGCCTGGTTCATCAGGGACGGCAACGACCTGGCGCTGGACTCGATCTCGTTCTACCGACCGAACCAGCCCGCCTCGTATCCAATCGTGCTAGCGACCTACGAAGTTGTCTGTTCAAAGTATCCAGACGCCCAGGTGGGCGCTGCGGTCAAAGCGTTTCTGCGCAGCGCCATCGCCTCCGGGCAGAGCGGTCTAGCCGACCACGGTTACGCCCCCGTTCCCGCCGCGTTCAAAGGCCGGTTGTCCGCCGCGGTAAATGTGATCGCGTGA